A window from Pongo abelii isolate AG06213 chromosome 6, NHGRI_mPonAbe1-v2.0_pri, whole genome shotgun sequence encodes these proteins:
- the GARIN1B gene encoding Golgi-associated RAB2 interactor protein 1B isoform X6, giving the protein MLSSFPHRKTWRKSKKTVKVTRSYPTFPSLNDWEEFRGLLPVDREPNPGVGLGVEEGLLCQVVHSPEFNLFPDSVVFESNFVQVKRGRNWRDIYKASNTMALGVTSSVPCLPLPNILLMASVKWHHGQNQTWNRPSIAPNIFLKSPKGDLPHFNEDRVRSDAIGLPMCVFPGGFRILPLKFVELQVCDHHQRILQLRTVTEKIYYLKLHPDHPETVFHFWIRLVQILQKGLSITTKDPRILVTHCLVPKNCCSPSGDSKLLQKKLQASQPSESLIQLMTKGESEALSQIFADLHQQNQLRSSKKVETSKNSSGKDSSREDSIPCTCDLRWRASFTYGEWERENPSGLQPLSLLSTLAASTGPQLAPPIDGVSLCHPGWSAVSGMISAHCNLRLPGSSDPPASASGVAGITGNSI; this is encoded by the exons ATGTTGTCATCATTTCCACATAGAAAGACTTGGAGGAAATCAAAGAAGACAGTAAAAGTCACAAGATCCTATCCAACCTTCCCTTCCCTGAATGACTGGGAAGAATTCAGGGGCCTCTTGCCTGTGGATCGAGAGCCGAACCCTGGAGTGGGCCTAGGTGTGGAGGAGGGACTGCTCTGCCAGGTGGTTCATTCTCCAGAATTCAACCTGTTTCCTGACTCCGTGGTGTTTGAAAGCAACTTCGTCCAG GTCAAAAGGGGCAGGAATTGGAGAGACATCTACAAAGCTTCCAACACCATGGCCCTGGGGGTGACCTCCTCGGTAccctgcctgcccctccccaaCATCCTACTCATGGCCAGTGTCAAATGGCACCACGGGCAGAACCAGACATGGAACAGACCATCCATAGCCCCCAACATCTTCCTGAAGAG TCCTAAAGGAGACCTTCCTCATTTTAATGAAGACAGGGTCAGATCGGATGCAATAGGGTTGCCAATGTGTGTCTTCCCTGGTGGCTTCAGGATTCTCCCATTGAAGTTTGTGGAGCTCCAGGTATGTGACCACCATCAACGCATCCTGCAGTTGAGGACAGTCACTGAGAAGATTTATTACCTAAAGCTCCACCCTGACCATCCTGAGACTGTCTTCCACTTCTGGATCCGACTGGTTCAAATTCTGCAAAAGGGGCTGTCCATCACTACCAAAGACCCTAGGATTCTTGTCACTCACTGCCTGGTACCCAAGAACTGCTGCAGCCCCTCAGGAGATTCGAAG TTACTACAGAAGAAACTCCAAGCCTCCCAGCCCAGCGAGAGTCTCATTCAACTAATGACCAAGGGGgagagtgaagccctgtctcagATTTTTGCCGACTTACACCAGCAGAACCAGTTGAG GAGCAGCAAAAAGGTGGAGACCAGCAAGAACAGCTCAG GGAAAGATTCTTCCCGTGAAGACAGCATCCCTTGCACCTGTGACCTACGTTGGAGGGCTTCATTCACGTACGGAGAGTGGGAAAGAGAGAACCCCTCCGGCCTGCAGCCCCTCTCACTACTCAGCACTCTGGCAGCCTCCACCGGGCCACAGCTGGCCCCACCCATAG acggagtctcactctgtcacccaggctggagtgcagtcagtggcatgatctcggctcactgcaacctccgcctcccaggttcaagtgatcctcctgcctcagcctccggagtagctggaattacag GAAATTCTATCTGA
- the GARIN1B gene encoding Golgi-associated RAB2 interactor protein 1B isoform X10, whose translation MLSSFPHRKTWRKSKKTVKVTRSYPTFPSLNDWEEFRGLLPVDREPNPGVGLGVEEGLLCQVVHSPEFNLFPDSVVFESNFVQVKRGRNWRDIYKASNTMALGVTSSVPCLPLPNILLMASVKWHHGQNQTWNRPSIAPNIFLKSPKGDLPHFNEDRVRSDAIGLPMCVFPGGFRILPLKFVELQVCDHHQRILQLRTVTEKIYYLKLHPDHPETVFHFWIRLVQILQKGLSITTKDPRILVTHCLVPKNCCSPSGDSKLLQKKLQASQPSESLIQLMTKGESEALSQIFADLHQQNQLRSSKKVETSKNSSGKDSSREDSIPCTCDLRWRASFTYGEWERENPSGLQPLSLLSTLAASTGPQLAPPIGNSI comes from the exons ATGTTGTCATCATTTCCACATAGAAAGACTTGGAGGAAATCAAAGAAGACAGTAAAAGTCACAAGATCCTATCCAACCTTCCCTTCCCTGAATGACTGGGAAGAATTCAGGGGCCTCTTGCCTGTGGATCGAGAGCCGAACCCTGGAGTGGGCCTAGGTGTGGAGGAGGGACTGCTCTGCCAGGTGGTTCATTCTCCAGAATTCAACCTGTTTCCTGACTCCGTGGTGTTTGAAAGCAACTTCGTCCAG GTCAAAAGGGGCAGGAATTGGAGAGACATCTACAAAGCTTCCAACACCATGGCCCTGGGGGTGACCTCCTCGGTAccctgcctgcccctccccaaCATCCTACTCATGGCCAGTGTCAAATGGCACCACGGGCAGAACCAGACATGGAACAGACCATCCATAGCCCCCAACATCTTCCTGAAGAG TCCTAAAGGAGACCTTCCTCATTTTAATGAAGACAGGGTCAGATCGGATGCAATAGGGTTGCCAATGTGTGTCTTCCCTGGTGGCTTCAGGATTCTCCCATTGAAGTTTGTGGAGCTCCAGGTATGTGACCACCATCAACGCATCCTGCAGTTGAGGACAGTCACTGAGAAGATTTATTACCTAAAGCTCCACCCTGACCATCCTGAGACTGTCTTCCACTTCTGGATCCGACTGGTTCAAATTCTGCAAAAGGGGCTGTCCATCACTACCAAAGACCCTAGGATTCTTGTCACTCACTGCCTGGTACCCAAGAACTGCTGCAGCCCCTCAGGAGATTCGAAG TTACTACAGAAGAAACTCCAAGCCTCCCAGCCCAGCGAGAGTCTCATTCAACTAATGACCAAGGGGgagagtgaagccctgtctcagATTTTTGCCGACTTACACCAGCAGAACCAGTTGAG GAGCAGCAAAAAGGTGGAGACCAGCAAGAACAGCTCAG GGAAAGATTCTTCCCGTGAAGACAGCATCCCTTGCACCTGTGACCTACGTTGGAGGGCTTCATTCACGTACGGAGAGTGGGAAAGAGAGAACCCCTCCGGCCTGCAGCCCCTCTCACTACTCAGCACTCTGGCAGCCTCCACCGGGCCACAGCTGGCCCCACCCATAG GAAATTCTATCTGA
- the GARIN1B gene encoding Golgi-associated RAB2 interactor protein 1B isoform X8, whose amino-acid sequence MLSSFPHRKTWRKSKKTVKVTRSYPTFPSLNDWEEFRGLLPVDREPNPGVGLGVEEGLLCQVVHSPEFNLFPDSVVFESNFVQVKRGRNWRDIYKASNTMALGVTSSVPCLPLPNILLMASVKWHHGQNQTWNRPSIAPNIFLKRILPLKFVELQVCDHHQRILQLRTVTEKIYYLKLHPDHPETVFHFWIRLVQILQKGLSITTKDPRILVTHCLVPKNCCSPSGDSKLLQKKLQASQPSESLIQLMTKGESEALSQIFADLHQQNQLRSSKKVETSKNSSGKDSSREDSIPCTCDLRWRASFTYGEWERENPSGLQPLSLLSTLAASTGPQLAPPIDGVSLCHPGWSAVSGMISAHCNLRLPGSSDPPASASGVAGITGNSI is encoded by the exons ATGTTGTCATCATTTCCACATAGAAAGACTTGGAGGAAATCAAAGAAGACAGTAAAAGTCACAAGATCCTATCCAACCTTCCCTTCCCTGAATGACTGGGAAGAATTCAGGGGCCTCTTGCCTGTGGATCGAGAGCCGAACCCTGGAGTGGGCCTAGGTGTGGAGGAGGGACTGCTCTGCCAGGTGGTTCATTCTCCAGAATTCAACCTGTTTCCTGACTCCGTGGTGTTTGAAAGCAACTTCGTCCAG GTCAAAAGGGGCAGGAATTGGAGAGACATCTACAAAGCTTCCAACACCATGGCCCTGGGGGTGACCTCCTCGGTAccctgcctgcccctccccaaCATCCTACTCATGGCCAGTGTCAAATGGCACCACGGGCAGAACCAGACATGGAACAGACCATCCATAGCCCCCAACATCTTCCTGAAGAG GATTCTCCCATTGAAGTTTGTGGAGCTCCAGGTATGTGACCACCATCAACGCATCCTGCAGTTGAGGACAGTCACTGAGAAGATTTATTACCTAAAGCTCCACCCTGACCATCCTGAGACTGTCTTCCACTTCTGGATCCGACTGGTTCAAATTCTGCAAAAGGGGCTGTCCATCACTACCAAAGACCCTAGGATTCTTGTCACTCACTGCCTGGTACCCAAGAACTGCTGCAGCCCCTCAGGAGATTCGAAG TTACTACAGAAGAAACTCCAAGCCTCCCAGCCCAGCGAGAGTCTCATTCAACTAATGACCAAGGGGgagagtgaagccctgtctcagATTTTTGCCGACTTACACCAGCAGAACCAGTTGAG GAGCAGCAAAAAGGTGGAGACCAGCAAGAACAGCTCAG GGAAAGATTCTTCCCGTGAAGACAGCATCCCTTGCACCTGTGACCTACGTTGGAGGGCTTCATTCACGTACGGAGAGTGGGAAAGAGAGAACCCCTCCGGCCTGCAGCCCCTCTCACTACTCAGCACTCTGGCAGCCTCCACCGGGCCACAGCTGGCCCCACCCATAG acggagtctcactctgtcacccaggctggagtgcagtcagtggcatgatctcggctcactgcaacctccgcctcccaggttcaagtgatcctcctgcctcagcctccggagtagctggaattacag GAAATTCTATCTGA
- the GARIN1B gene encoding Golgi-associated RAB2 interactor protein 1B isoform X13: MLSSFPHRKTWRKSKKTVKVTRSYPTFPSLNDWEEFRGLLPVDREPNPGVGLGVEEGLLCQVVHSPEFNLFPDSVVFESNFVQVKRGRNWRDIYKASNTMALGVTSSVPCLPLPNILLMASVKWHHGQNQTWNRPSIAPNIFLKRILPLKFVELQVCDHHQRILQLRTVTEKIYYLKLHPDHPETVFHFWIRLVQILQKGLSITTKDPRILVTHCLVPKNCCSPSGDSKLLQKKLQASQPSESLIQLMTKGESEALSQIFADLHQQNQLRSSKKVETSKNSSGKDSSREDSIPCTCDLRWRASFTYGEWERENPSGLQPLSLLSTLAASTGPQLAPPIGNSI; the protein is encoded by the exons ATGTTGTCATCATTTCCACATAGAAAGACTTGGAGGAAATCAAAGAAGACAGTAAAAGTCACAAGATCCTATCCAACCTTCCCTTCCCTGAATGACTGGGAAGAATTCAGGGGCCTCTTGCCTGTGGATCGAGAGCCGAACCCTGGAGTGGGCCTAGGTGTGGAGGAGGGACTGCTCTGCCAGGTGGTTCATTCTCCAGAATTCAACCTGTTTCCTGACTCCGTGGTGTTTGAAAGCAACTTCGTCCAG GTCAAAAGGGGCAGGAATTGGAGAGACATCTACAAAGCTTCCAACACCATGGCCCTGGGGGTGACCTCCTCGGTAccctgcctgcccctccccaaCATCCTACTCATGGCCAGTGTCAAATGGCACCACGGGCAGAACCAGACATGGAACAGACCATCCATAGCCCCCAACATCTTCCTGAAGAG GATTCTCCCATTGAAGTTTGTGGAGCTCCAGGTATGTGACCACCATCAACGCATCCTGCAGTTGAGGACAGTCACTGAGAAGATTTATTACCTAAAGCTCCACCCTGACCATCCTGAGACTGTCTTCCACTTCTGGATCCGACTGGTTCAAATTCTGCAAAAGGGGCTGTCCATCACTACCAAAGACCCTAGGATTCTTGTCACTCACTGCCTGGTACCCAAGAACTGCTGCAGCCCCTCAGGAGATTCGAAG TTACTACAGAAGAAACTCCAAGCCTCCCAGCCCAGCGAGAGTCTCATTCAACTAATGACCAAGGGGgagagtgaagccctgtctcagATTTTTGCCGACTTACACCAGCAGAACCAGTTGAG GAGCAGCAAAAAGGTGGAGACCAGCAAGAACAGCTCAG GGAAAGATTCTTCCCGTGAAGACAGCATCCCTTGCACCTGTGACCTACGTTGGAGGGCTTCATTCACGTACGGAGAGTGGGAAAGAGAGAACCCCTCCGGCCTGCAGCCCCTCTCACTACTCAGCACTCTGGCAGCCTCCACCGGGCCACAGCTGGCCCCACCCATAG GAAATTCTATCTGA
- the GARIN1B gene encoding Golgi-associated RAB2 interactor protein 1B isoform X11 yields the protein MALGVTSSVPCLPLPNILLMASVKWHHGQNQTWNRPSIAPNIFLKSPKGDLPHFNEDRVRSDAIGLPMCVFPGGFRILPLKFVELQVCDHHQRILQLRTVTEKIYYLKLHPDHPETVFHFWIRLVQILQKGLSITTKDPRILVTHCLVPKNCCSPSGDSKLLQKKLQASQPSESLIQLMTKGESEALSQIFADLHQQNQLSFRSSKKVETSKNSSGKDSSREDSIPCTCDLRWRASFTYGEWERENPSGLQPLSLLSTLAASTGPQLAPPIDGVSLCHPGWSAVSGMISAHCNLRLPGSSDPPASASGVAGITGMHHHTQLIFVFLVDTGFHHVGQSCLELSTSELSTSGDLPALASQSAGITGNSI from the exons ATGGCCCTGGGGGTGACCTCCTCGGTAccctgcctgcccctccccaaCATCCTACTCATGGCCAGTGTCAAATGGCACCACGGGCAGAACCAGACATGGAACAGACCATCCATAGCCCCCAACATCTTCCTGAAGAG TCCTAAAGGAGACCTTCCTCATTTTAATGAAGACAGGGTCAGATCGGATGCAATAGGGTTGCCAATGTGTGTCTTCCCTGGTGGCTTCAGGATTCTCCCATTGAAGTTTGTGGAGCTCCAGGTATGTGACCACCATCAACGCATCCTGCAGTTGAGGACAGTCACTGAGAAGATTTATTACCTAAAGCTCCACCCTGACCATCCTGAGACTGTCTTCCACTTCTGGATCCGACTGGTTCAAATTCTGCAAAAGGGGCTGTCCATCACTACCAAAGACCCTAGGATTCTTGTCACTCACTGCCTGGTACCCAAGAACTGCTGCAGCCCCTCAGGAGATTCGAAG TTACTACAGAAGAAACTCCAAGCCTCCCAGCCCAGCGAGAGTCTCATTCAACTAATGACCAAGGGGgagagtgaagccctgtctcagATTTTTGCCGACTTACACCAGCAGAACCAGTTGAG TTTCAGGAGCAGCAAAAAGGTGGAGACCAGCAAGAACAGCTCAG GGAAAGATTCTTCCCGTGAAGACAGCATCCCTTGCACCTGTGACCTACGTTGGAGGGCTTCATTCACGTACGGAGAGTGGGAAAGAGAGAACCCCTCCGGCCTGCAGCCCCTCTCACTACTCAGCACTCTGGCAGCCTCCACCGGGCCACAGCTGGCCCCACCCATAG acggagtctcactctgtcacccaggctggagtgcagtcagtggcatgatctcggctcactgcaacctccgcctcccaggttcaagtgatcctcctgcctcagcctccggagtagctggaattacaggcatgcaccaccacacccagctaatttttgtatttttagtagacacagggtttcaccatgttggccagtcttgtctcgaactctcgacctcagaactctcaacctcaggtgatctgcctgccttggcctcccaaagtgctgggattacag GAAATTCTATCTGA